A region from the Coffea eugenioides isolate CCC68of chromosome 9, Ceug_1.0, whole genome shotgun sequence genome encodes:
- the LOC113781983 gene encoding probable E3 ubiquitin-protein ligase RHG1A isoform X2 — protein sequence MDEFSGKRHRVGVVVPRKGSRLVSRDTIDKRDQNAEFCNRLGCNGRLKYGKSNQSDCAGKSKNIRPSCHSSNGKQITRSSPETCFPINNGRKSRRDSDSFRKSLSNLDNDSAESCGVRCEPDVTEHIPLVNRNNTVLQPDLQDSSAGKVTLTEVGSSSTGSSNKSHIVFRHKPPSGCQNPLPGPSVTSVISTSNSMASGSRNYNGSRYGLRNLRCNSISDVIPRGGSASESKVKRDVLRKRSPEAQSSASSSGRRGSMARSEDGHVSAFNTGISVTGSRHGRSWVSNSDSHTAPLRTRKALNSNTRIGLSNLDNRNALLTSESSSSIAQLSRPETPNSANLHSLSYQSSMEGSSNASSSCRLSARTGIMSLTPTEHGITHALRRRNLNGVAEVLLALERIGQDEEYELLALENDLFLGHLNFYDQHRDMRLDIDNMSYEELLALEERMGTVSTALSEEAFAKCITKSIYQTATADVGAAGCSEDEADIRCSICQEEYVAGDEIGKLGCEHGYHLVCIHQWLRLKNWCPICKASAAPSQSSLSS from the exons ATGGATGAGTTTTCTGGTAAGAGACACAGAGTTGGGGTGGTTGTCCCCAGAAAAGGATCTAGACTTGTTTCCAGGGATACCATTGATAAAAGAGATCAAAATGCTGAATTTTGCAATCGTCTTGGATGCAATGGAAGACTTAAATATGGAAAGAGTAATCAAAGTGATTGTGCTGGCAAATCCAAAAATATAAGGCCTTCCTGTCATTCTTCAAATGGCAAGCAGATTACTAGGAGCTCCCCAGAGACTTGTTTTCCAATTAATAATGGAAGAAAATCACGACGTGATTCTGATTCTTTTAGGAAATCTTTGTCTAACTTAGACAATGATTCTGCAGAATCTTGTGGTGTTCGGTGTGAGCCAGATGTTACGGAACACATCCCTTTAGTAAATAGGAATAACACGGTACTTCAGCCTGATTTACAAGATTCAAGTGCTGGTAAAGTCACACTGACAGAAGTAGGGAGTTCAAGCACAGGATCAAGTAATAAATCTCATATAGTATTTCGTCACAAGCCTCCGTCTGGCTGTCAAAATCCTCTTCCTGGTCCCTCTGTTACATCTGTTATTTCTACATCAAATAGCATGGCTTCAGGGTCTAGGAACTACAATGGGAGTCGGTATGGTTTAAGAAATTTAAGATGCAACTCAATATCTGATGTTATCCCACGAGGTGGTTCAGCCTCAGAATCTAAGGTTAAGAGGGatgttttaagaaaaagaaGTCCTGAAGCACAAAGTAGTGCATCTTCTTCAGGAAGAAGAGGTAGCATGGCTCGTTCTGAAGATGGACATGTCTCCGCCTTCAATACAGGAATCTCTGTCACTGGCTCAAGACATGGTAGAAGCTGGGTTTCAAATAGTGATTCTCACACTGCACCTCTGAGGACTCGGAAGGCATTGAACTCAAATACTAGGATTGGGCTTTCAAATCTTGACAACAGAAATGCTTTATTAACTAGTGAATCCAGTAGCAGTATTGCACAATTATCTAGACCTGAAACTCCTAATAGTGCTAATTTACATAGTTTATCTTATCAATCTTCCATGGAAGGTTCTTCAAATGCTTCAAGCTCCTGTAGACTATCTGCGAGAACTGGTATAATGTCCTTGACGCCCACAGAACATGGTATTACTCATGCTTTGCGGCGACGTAACCTGAATGGAGTTGCTGAG GTACTACTAGCTCTTGAGAGAATTGGACAAGATGAAGAGTATGAG TTACTTGCTTTGGAGAACGATTTATTTCTTGGCCACCTCAACTTCTACGACCAGCACAGAGATATGAGATTAGACATTGATAACATGTCGTATGAG GAATTACTTGCTTTAGAGGAGAGGATGGGTACTGTGAGCACAGCACTCTCAGAAGAGGCATTTGCTAAATGCATCACGAAAAGCATATACCAGACTGCTACGGCAGATGTTGGGGCTGCTGGATGTAGTGAGGATGAAGCTGATATTAGATGCAGTATTTGCCAG GAAGAGTATGTAGCAGGTGATGAAATTGGGAAGCTGGGATGTGAACATGGTTATCACTTGGTATGTATACACCAGTGGTTACGGTTGAAGAATTGGTGTCCCATTTGCAAGGCTTCAGCTGCACCATCCCAGTCTTCTTTGTCGTCCTAA
- the LOC113781983 gene encoding probable E3 ubiquitin-protein ligase RHG1A isoform X1, translated as MDEFSGKRHRVGVVVPRKGSRLVSRDTIDKRDQNAEFCNRLGCNGRLKYGKSNQSDCAGKSKNIRPSCHSSNGKQITRSSPETCFPINNGRKSRRDSDSFRKSLSNLDNDSAESCGVRCEPDVTEHIPLVNRNNTVLQPDLQDSSAGKVTLTEVGSSSTGSSNKSHIVFRHKPPSGCQNPLPGPSVTSVISTSNSMASGSRNYNGSRYGLRNLRCNSISDVIPRGGSASESKVKRDVLRKRSPEAQSSASSSGRRGSMARSEDGHVSAFNTGISVTGSRHGRSWVSNSDSHTAPLRTRKALNSNTRIGLSNLDNRNALLTSESSSSIAQLSRPETPNSANLHSLSYQSSMEGSSNASSSCRLSARTGIMSLTPTEHGITHALRRRNLNGVAEVLLALERIGQDEEYEQLLALENDLFLGHLNFYDQHRDMRLDIDNMSYEELLALEERMGTVSTALSEEAFAKCITKSIYQTATADVGAAGCSEDEADIRCSICQEEYVAGDEIGKLGCEHGYHLVCIHQWLRLKNWCPICKASAAPSQSSLSS; from the exons ATGGATGAGTTTTCTGGTAAGAGACACAGAGTTGGGGTGGTTGTCCCCAGAAAAGGATCTAGACTTGTTTCCAGGGATACCATTGATAAAAGAGATCAAAATGCTGAATTTTGCAATCGTCTTGGATGCAATGGAAGACTTAAATATGGAAAGAGTAATCAAAGTGATTGTGCTGGCAAATCCAAAAATATAAGGCCTTCCTGTCATTCTTCAAATGGCAAGCAGATTACTAGGAGCTCCCCAGAGACTTGTTTTCCAATTAATAATGGAAGAAAATCACGACGTGATTCTGATTCTTTTAGGAAATCTTTGTCTAACTTAGACAATGATTCTGCAGAATCTTGTGGTGTTCGGTGTGAGCCAGATGTTACGGAACACATCCCTTTAGTAAATAGGAATAACACGGTACTTCAGCCTGATTTACAAGATTCAAGTGCTGGTAAAGTCACACTGACAGAAGTAGGGAGTTCAAGCACAGGATCAAGTAATAAATCTCATATAGTATTTCGTCACAAGCCTCCGTCTGGCTGTCAAAATCCTCTTCCTGGTCCCTCTGTTACATCTGTTATTTCTACATCAAATAGCATGGCTTCAGGGTCTAGGAACTACAATGGGAGTCGGTATGGTTTAAGAAATTTAAGATGCAACTCAATATCTGATGTTATCCCACGAGGTGGTTCAGCCTCAGAATCTAAGGTTAAGAGGGatgttttaagaaaaagaaGTCCTGAAGCACAAAGTAGTGCATCTTCTTCAGGAAGAAGAGGTAGCATGGCTCGTTCTGAAGATGGACATGTCTCCGCCTTCAATACAGGAATCTCTGTCACTGGCTCAAGACATGGTAGAAGCTGGGTTTCAAATAGTGATTCTCACACTGCACCTCTGAGGACTCGGAAGGCATTGAACTCAAATACTAGGATTGGGCTTTCAAATCTTGACAACAGAAATGCTTTATTAACTAGTGAATCCAGTAGCAGTATTGCACAATTATCTAGACCTGAAACTCCTAATAGTGCTAATTTACATAGTTTATCTTATCAATCTTCCATGGAAGGTTCTTCAAATGCTTCAAGCTCCTGTAGACTATCTGCGAGAACTGGTATAATGTCCTTGACGCCCACAGAACATGGTATTACTCATGCTTTGCGGCGACGTAACCTGAATGGAGTTGCTGAG GTACTACTAGCTCTTGAGAGAATTGGACAAGATGAAGAGTATGAG CAGTTACTTGCTTTGGAGAACGATTTATTTCTTGGCCACCTCAACTTCTACGACCAGCACAGAGATATGAGATTAGACATTGATAACATGTCGTATGAG GAATTACTTGCTTTAGAGGAGAGGATGGGTACTGTGAGCACAGCACTCTCAGAAGAGGCATTTGCTAAATGCATCACGAAAAGCATATACCAGACTGCTACGGCAGATGTTGGGGCTGCTGGATGTAGTGAGGATGAAGCTGATATTAGATGCAGTATTTGCCAG GAAGAGTATGTAGCAGGTGATGAAATTGGGAAGCTGGGATGTGAACATGGTTATCACTTGGTATGTATACACCAGTGGTTACGGTTGAAGAATTGGTGTCCCATTTGCAAGGCTTCAGCTGCACCATCCCAGTCTTCTTTGTCGTCCTAA
- the LOC113781983 gene encoding E3 ubiquitin-protein ligase RLIM-like isoform X3, whose translation MDEFSGKRHRVGVVVPRKGSRLVSRDTIDKRDQNAEFCNRLGCNGRLKYGKSNQSDCAGKSKNIRPSCHSSNGKQITRSSPETCFPINNGRKSRRDSDSFRKSLSNLDNDSAESCGVRCEPDVTEHIPLVNRNNTVLQPDLQDSSAGKVTLTEVGSSSTGSSNKSHIVFRHKPPSGCQNPLPGPSVTSVISTSNSMASGSRNYNGSRYGLRNLRCNSISDVIPRGGSASESKVKRDVLRKRSPEAQSSASSSGRRGSMARSEDGHVSAFNTGISVTGSRHGRSWVSNSDSHTAPLRTRKALNSNTRIGLSNLDNRNALLTSESSSSIAQLSRPETPNSANLHSLSYQSSMEGSSNASSSCRLSARTGIMSLTPTEHGITHALRRRNLNGVAEVLLALERIGQDEEYEELLALEERMGTVSTALSEEAFAKCITKSIYQTATADVGAAGCSEDEADIRCSICQEEYVAGDEIGKLGCEHGYHLVCIHQWLRLKNWCPICKASAAPSQSSLSS comes from the exons ATGGATGAGTTTTCTGGTAAGAGACACAGAGTTGGGGTGGTTGTCCCCAGAAAAGGATCTAGACTTGTTTCCAGGGATACCATTGATAAAAGAGATCAAAATGCTGAATTTTGCAATCGTCTTGGATGCAATGGAAGACTTAAATATGGAAAGAGTAATCAAAGTGATTGTGCTGGCAAATCCAAAAATATAAGGCCTTCCTGTCATTCTTCAAATGGCAAGCAGATTACTAGGAGCTCCCCAGAGACTTGTTTTCCAATTAATAATGGAAGAAAATCACGACGTGATTCTGATTCTTTTAGGAAATCTTTGTCTAACTTAGACAATGATTCTGCAGAATCTTGTGGTGTTCGGTGTGAGCCAGATGTTACGGAACACATCCCTTTAGTAAATAGGAATAACACGGTACTTCAGCCTGATTTACAAGATTCAAGTGCTGGTAAAGTCACACTGACAGAAGTAGGGAGTTCAAGCACAGGATCAAGTAATAAATCTCATATAGTATTTCGTCACAAGCCTCCGTCTGGCTGTCAAAATCCTCTTCCTGGTCCCTCTGTTACATCTGTTATTTCTACATCAAATAGCATGGCTTCAGGGTCTAGGAACTACAATGGGAGTCGGTATGGTTTAAGAAATTTAAGATGCAACTCAATATCTGATGTTATCCCACGAGGTGGTTCAGCCTCAGAATCTAAGGTTAAGAGGGatgttttaagaaaaagaaGTCCTGAAGCACAAAGTAGTGCATCTTCTTCAGGAAGAAGAGGTAGCATGGCTCGTTCTGAAGATGGACATGTCTCCGCCTTCAATACAGGAATCTCTGTCACTGGCTCAAGACATGGTAGAAGCTGGGTTTCAAATAGTGATTCTCACACTGCACCTCTGAGGACTCGGAAGGCATTGAACTCAAATACTAGGATTGGGCTTTCAAATCTTGACAACAGAAATGCTTTATTAACTAGTGAATCCAGTAGCAGTATTGCACAATTATCTAGACCTGAAACTCCTAATAGTGCTAATTTACATAGTTTATCTTATCAATCTTCCATGGAAGGTTCTTCAAATGCTTCAAGCTCCTGTAGACTATCTGCGAGAACTGGTATAATGTCCTTGACGCCCACAGAACATGGTATTACTCATGCTTTGCGGCGACGTAACCTGAATGGAGTTGCTGAG GTACTACTAGCTCTTGAGAGAATTGGACAAGATGAAGAGTATGAG GAATTACTTGCTTTAGAGGAGAGGATGGGTACTGTGAGCACAGCACTCTCAGAAGAGGCATTTGCTAAATGCATCACGAAAAGCATATACCAGACTGCTACGGCAGATGTTGGGGCTGCTGGATGTAGTGAGGATGAAGCTGATATTAGATGCAGTATTTGCCAG GAAGAGTATGTAGCAGGTGATGAAATTGGGAAGCTGGGATGTGAACATGGTTATCACTTGGTATGTATACACCAGTGGTTACGGTTGAAGAATTGGTGTCCCATTTGCAAGGCTTCAGCTGCACCATCCCAGTCTTCTTTGTCGTCCTAA